A region from the Brassica napus cultivar Da-Ae chromosome C8, Da-Ae, whole genome shotgun sequence genome encodes:
- the LOC106406670 gene encoding bZIP transcription factor 60, which yields MAEELGCVDFLGEDDLFLDFDLSLFTETPIAGDFIRSSPDSANSWIGDIESQLMNDEDNQNFLELDQQSVSEFLADIFVDDPTSDSADLVTGKVDDVPTEGFVNGKGPEESDDAGKEKAVEKKWNGSENLDEAKVESEISGDDDAMAKKRRRRVRNRDAAVRSRERKKEYVTDLEKKSKYLERECMRLGRMLDCFVAENHSLRLCLQKGGGNASMMTRQESAVLLLESLLLGSLLWYLGDIICPFLPHPQPKTCFLPAEADGPEKLVLSGRESSKLSNNYACKSRRCKGSRPRMKHQVCILVA from the exons ATGGCGGAGGAATTAGGTTGCGTTGATTTTCTAGGAGAAGATGATCTGTTCTTAGATTTCGATCTTTCACTTTTCACTGAAACTCCTATTGCGGGTGATTTTATTCGGTCTTCACCGGATTCTGCAAACTCGTGGATCGGAGACATTGAGAGCCAACTGATGAACGATGAGGACAATCAGAATTTTCTGGAGTTGGACCAGCAATCGGTTTCGGAGTTTCTAGCGGATATATTCGTAGATGATCCCACTAGCGATTCCGCTGATTTGGTGACTGGTAAAGTTGATGATGTACCAACCGAAGGATTTGTCAACGGAAAGGGACCAGAAGAATCCGATGATGCCGGGAAGGAGAAAGCAGTTGAGAAGAAGTGGAATGGAAGTGAGAATCTGGATGAAGCTAAGGTTGAAAGCGAGATATCAGGAGACGATGATGCGATGGCCAAGAAACGAAGAAG GAGGGTAAGAAACAGAGATGCGGCTGTGAGGtcgagagagaggaagaaggaaTATGTGACCGATCTTGAGAAGAAAAGTAAGTATCTCGAACGAGAATGCATGAGACTGGGACGGATGCTTGATTGCTTTGTTGCGGAAAACCATTCTCTTCGTCTATGTTTGCAAAAGGGTGGTGGAAATGCTTCCATGATGACAAGGCAGGAGTCTGCTGTGCTCTTGTTGGAATCCCTGCTGTTGGGTTCCCTGCTTTGGTATCTGGGAGACATCATTTGCCCATTCCTCCCTCACCCCCAACCAAAGACTTGCTTCCTTCCAGCGGAAGCCGACGGACCAGAAAAGCTGGTTCTAAGCGGGCGAGAGAGTAGCAAACTCTCTAATAATTATGCCTGTAAGAGTCGGAGATGTAAGGGTTCAAGGCCTCGGATGAAACACCAAGTATGTATACTTGTGGCGTGA